AAGATATTTTTTTATGATCAATATCATATCCAATAACTTGATTGTGTTGTGCTAACAATAAAGCATTAGATAATCCTACGTATCCCATTCCAACAATTGTAATTTTCATAAAATTTTTACTTATATTTGATTAATAAATATTTATAAATTAAATAATTTTGGTGAAATATATGGTATTTCTTCTTTTCTTATGGTGAATATTTCACATCCATATTTTGTAACTCCTAAAGTATGTTCATATTGTGCTGACAAACTATGATCTTGTGTTTTTACTGTCCATCCATCTTTCATGAGAAAGACATTATGATGTCCAGCATTAATCATAGGTTCAATAGTAAATGTCATTCCTTTTTTTAAAATTAATTGATTATCATTAGATTGATAATGTAAAATTTGAGGTTCTTCATGAAATTTTTTGCCAATTCCATGACCACAATATTCACGAACAACAGAATATTTGTGATTTTCAACAAATTTTTGTATTGTTTCCCCTATGGCATTTAGTTTAATACCAGGTTTAATAATTTTTAGTGCTAAATATAAAGATTTTTGTGCTATTTTACATATTTTTTTTGTTTTATTTGTTTTTTCTCCTACAATAAACATTTTTGATGTATCACCATAAAATCCATTTTTAATAATAGTAACATCAATATTTATAATATCTTTATTTTTTAATATTACTTTTTTGTTTGGAATTCCATGACATACAACATCATTGACAGATGTACAAATAGATTTTGGAAAACCATGATAATTCAAACAAGCTGGTATAGCTTTTTGTTCATTAATAATGTATTGATGACAAATATCATTAATTTCTTCTGTAGAAATCCCAATTTTTATATATGGTTCTATCATTTCTAAAACTTCTGCTGCTAATTTTCCTGAAATTCTCATTTTTTCTATTTCTTCTTTTGATTTAATAAAAACTGTCATATATTTATCCTATTTTATTATTTTTTCATGATATAATTTTATGGAATATATTCTATAAAATTAGAATGTATTTTTTATATTTTATACATAGTGCATAATGTTATGGTGTATAAAATTTATATGATAATATATCAATTTGTTTTAAAAAAATGAAATATGTTATATATTCAAAAATATCACTTCTATTATATTACAGGAGAATATAATGAATAAAGTTTCTATACGTGATATGTTGAAAGCTGGAGTACATTTTGGTCATCAAAGTAAATTTTGGAATCCAAAAATGAAAGATTACATTTTTGGAAAACAAAATAGAATACATATTATCAATTTAGAAAAAACAGCTTTTATGTTTAATGTAGCATTACAAGAATTGAAAAAAATAGCTTCTCAGAAAGGAAAAATATTGTTTGTTGGCACAAAACGTGCAGCTAGTAAATATATAAAAGAAACTGCAAAAAATTGCAAACAATATTTTATTAATCATAGATGGTTAGGGGGGACATTAACAAATTGGAAAACAGTGAGACAATCTATTAAACGTTTAAAAGAATTAGAAAAACAATCTCAGGATGGTACTTTTAAGAAATTAACTAAAAAAGAAGCATTGATAAGAACAAGGGAATTAAATAAATTAGAAAATAGTTTAAGTGGAATTAAAAATATGGGTGGTTTGCCTGATGCATTGTTTATTATTGACGCAGATCATGAGTATATTGCAGTGCAAGAAGCTAATAAATTAGGTATTCCTATTTTTGCAATTGTTGATACAAATACTAATCCAGAAAATATTGACTATGTAATTCCTGGTAATGATGATGCAATGCGTGCAATTAAATTTTATTTAAATACTGTTGAGGATTTATTTAATGACATAAATAAAAAATCAAGTGTTCATGAAAAAATTTATCAGTAATATTAATTATTTTTTTAAATATTTTTATTTCATTTTTTTAAAAAAAAACAGTAGTATTTTATAAAAAAATAATTCTTTGGAAGTATTTTATGTCTAAAATCAATTTATCTTTAATAAAAGAATTACGCAATCGTACTGGAGTAGGAATAACTACTTGTAAATCTGCACTACTTCAATCTAATGGAGATATAGAACTAGCTATACAGAATTTGCGTATTATTGGAAAAATTAAAGCTTCAAAAAAATCAATTAATGCAGTTAATTCTGGTATTATATTAGCCAAAATGTCTTTGGAAAAAGATTTTGTTGCAATGTTACAATTGAGTTGTGAAACAGATTTTGTATCTAGAGAACAAAATTTTTTAAATTTTGGACAAAATATTATTCAATATGTTGTAAATAATAAAATAGACGATCTTAATTTCATTCAAAAAAAATATGAAGAAAAAAGAATAGAAATTTTATCTAAATTAGGAGAAAATATTCAAATTACAAAATTATCAACTTTAGTGTCTAGTCAATTAGATTATTATTTGCATAATAATCGAATTGGAGTATTAATTTCTTTAGATGGAGAAAAAAATAATAAAAAATTAATTCATGATCTTGCAATACATATTGCAGCTTCTAATCCAGAATATATTAACCAAGAAGATATACCGAAAGATATAATTGAAAAAGAAAAAAAAATACAATTTAAAATAATTAAAAAGTCTACATCACCAAGAAAATTGATGGAAAAAATTATATCTGCTCGTATTAACAAATTTATTGATGATATAGTTTTAACTAAACAACAATTTATTTTTGATCAAACTAAAACAGTTTATCAAGTTTTGAAAGAAAATAATATGATAATAAAAAAATTTGTTCGTTTTGAACTTAATAAATAGTAATCATTAATTATTTTTATACAAAAAAATATTGTTTTAAAAACCGTCAAAAGACGGTTTTTTTTAATTATTTTTTCTTATATAATATTTTAAAAAAATAAAAAATATATTTTTTATTTGTTAAATAATTTTTATTTGGATTCAATATTATGTTGAAAAATCAAAAACCAATATATAATTGTATATTATTAAAAATTAGTGGAGAAGCTTTACAAGGTTCAGAATCTTTTGGTATTGACGCTAATATTTTAAAAAAAATTTCTCATGAAATAAAAGAAATTACAGAATTAAATGTAAAAATTGGAATTGTTATTGGAGGTGGCAATATTTTAAGAGGAGCAAAATTAGAAAATATAGGAATAAGCCGTATTGTAGGAGATTATATGGGTATGTTATCAACTACAATTAATGGACTAGCAATGTGTGATTACTTAAATCGAATCTCTGTAGATGCTAAACTAATTTCTGCAATTCCTTTAAATGGAATCTCTTCTTATTATAATTGTATGGATAGTATAAAATTAGTTAATAGTGGAAAAGTATTAATTTTTTCTTCAGGTACAGGAAATCCATTTTTTACAACCGATTTAGCAGCTTGTTTACGTGCTATAGAAATTAAAGCAGATATTATTTTAAAAGCAACAAAAGTTGATGGTGTATATTCATCAGATCCATTAAAATATTTAGATGCTATTTTTTATAAAAAATTAAATTATGAAGATGTTTTATCAAAAAGATTAAAAATAATGGATTTAGCTGCTTTAATTATTGCAAGAGATTATAAATTACCAATTCGTGTATTTAATATGAATAAAATAGGTGCATTACGTAAAATTGTTATGGGAGGGAACGAAGGAACAATTTTAACTTCCCATTAATTTTATTAATTCAAAAAAAATTTTCATTTTTTTTAAAATATAGTTGTAAGGAAATCTATATGATAAATGAAATTCAACATAATACAAAAAAATATATGTTGAAAAGTTTAGATCTTTTTAAAGATACTATACAAAAAATTAGAACTGGTAGACCATCAATACATTTATTAGACCATATTATGGTTGAATATTATGGTGTTTTTACACCTTTAAATAAATTAGCAAATGTTGTACTAGAAAATAATAATTTATTAATGATTACAGTTTTTGATGCTACAGCAGTATCTAATATTCAAAAATCGATTTTATCATCGAATTTAAACTTATATCCATCTATTATGGAGCATAATAAAATACGTATTCCATTACCAGAATTAACATATGAAAGAAAAAAAGAATTTATTAAAACAGTTATTTTTTATAGCGAACAAAGTAAAATTTCAATTAGAAATATACGTAGAGAATCTAATGAAAAAATTAAAAAGTTAGTTAAAAAAAAAAATGTTACTAAAGATGACGAATATCGTTTACTTGCTGATATTCAAAAAATTACTGATTTTTTTATTAATGAAATAGATTTATTATTAAAAAAAAAAATAAAAGAATTGAAAGGGAACTAATTTTTTATATATAGAGTTATATATTAATGATTAATTTAACTATTTTAGGATCTACTGGATCTATCGGACGAACAACATTATCAATAGTAAGAAAATATCCAAAAAAATTTACAATTATTGTTTTAGTAGCAAATAAAAATTTTCTTCTTTTATCTGAACAATGTTTATTTTTTAAACCAAAATATGCAGTTATGTCAGATGAAGATTCTGCAAATAAATTAAAAATTATTTTGAATCAAGCTGGTTCTTTGACAAAAGTATTATGTGGAAATAAAGAAATATTTCAAATTATTTCAATAAGTGAAGTAGATCAAATAGTGTGTGCTACAACAGGTATTGCAGGTTTACCGTTGATATTTGCTGCAATTCGTCAAGGAAAACGTATTTTATTAGCTAATAAAGAATCATTGGTTGTGAGTGGAAATATGTTTTTTAAAATGGTTAAAAAATATAATGCTCAAGTTTTTCCAATTGATAGCGAACACAATGCAATTTTTCGTATTTTACCTAGTGAAGCAAAAAAAAAATTAGGTTTTATTAATCTTAAAAGATATGGAATAAAGAATATTATTCTAACTGGTTCTGGAGGTCCATTTAAAAATGTTCCAATAAACCAACTAAAATTTGTTACTCCAAAACAAGCATGTCAACATCCTATTTGGTCAATGGGAAACAAAATTTCTGTTGATTCAGCTACTATGATGAATAAAGGTCTTGAATATATTGAAGCTCATTATCTTTTTAACGCTGATTTAAAAGAAATTGAAATTGTTATTCATCCTCAATCTATTATACATTCTATGATTCGATATGAAGATGGTACAATAATTGCACAATTTGGAATCCCTGATATGAAGATACCTATTGCTTATAGTATGGGATATCCACATTCTTCATTTTTTTTTAATCCTATTTCTATTGATTTTAAAAAATTATCTTCAGTTACTTTTTCTAATCCAAATTATTCTCGATACCCTTGTCTAAAATTAGCAATTGACGCATGTCGTGAAGGACAAGTTTATATTATTGCACTAAATGCAATTAATGAAATTGCAGTAGAATATTTTTTAAAAGAAAAGATTAAATTTACAGATATTGCAAAAATTAATAGAAATATTTTAGAAAAAATAAATTTTAAAAAACCATCAAGTTTAAATGAAATTTTAGAAATCGATAACGAAATACGTCAAATTACAATAAAATTTATAAAATTGTTTAAAACATAATTGAACATTAATTTAATTTTTGTAATAAATTTTTTTGATAAAAATTTAAATATTAATAAAAATTTTAAAATTGTATTTTTATTAAAATCTTATTTTATATAAGATATTATATAACTTTCTTTAAAAGAATGTTTTTATAAAATAAGGAATGTTTGTATATGAAATTTATGCATAGTGATAGTTTACAACATCAAATTCCTAAACATGTTGCTATCATTATGGATGGTAATGGGCGTTGGGCTAAAAAACATGGTAAATTAAGGATAAATGGACATAAAGAAGGAATTAGAACTATACAAAAAGCAATAAGATTTGCTATGAAAAAAAATATTCAATCACTAACTTTATATGCTTTCAGTAGTGAAAATTGGAAACGTCCAAAAGAAGAAGTGAAAGGATTAATGAAATTGTTTATTTGGTTTTTAGATGAATTTATTAAAAATTTTAAATTTTATAATATAAAATTGTCAATTATAGGTGATATGACACGTTTTAAAGGTATATTAAAAAATAAAATAAAACGTGCAATTCATTTAACAGAAAATAATACAGGATTACAATTAAATATTGCAGCTAATTATGGAGGCAGATGGGATATTACGCATGGTATTAAAATTATAGCTGAAAAAATCAAGAAAGGATTGTTATCTCCAGAACATATTAATGAAGACATAGTGGATAAATTTATGAGTTTACATGATCAACCAAACGTAGATTTAATCATAAGAACAGGAAGAGAATATAGAATTAGTAATTTTCTTTTATGGCAGGCTGCTTATTCAGAATTTTATTTTACAGATGTATTATGGCCTGATTTTGATGAAACTGCATTTCAAACAGCTCTAGTAGCTTTTAATCAAAGAGAAAGAAGATTTGGTAAAATAATTTCTTAATATGTTTAATAAAAAATATAAAAATTTTTTTCTAAATTTAAATGATAGATTTATCACTAGTATGATATTATGTACGTTGATAAATTTTATTCTTTTTTTTTCTTCTTTATTTTATTTTAAGATTATTATCATTTTTTTTTCTTTTTTAATTTATTGGGAATGGAATCAATTTATTTGGTTAAAAAATAAAAAAAGGATATTATACGCAGTAGTATTTAGTTTAATTATATTAATTATTCAATTTTTTTTTGATAAAATTAATCAGTTAGAAAAAGAAAAAATTATAAAAATAATTTTGTTATTGTCATTGATATGGTGGATATTTTCAAGTTACTTAATTGTTAAATTTCCATTTTCTTCTTTTCTGTGGATAAAAAGAAAAATATTAAAAATATTATTTGGAATTTTAATATTTTTTCCTTTTATATTTAGTGTCATTTATTTGAGATCATTACAATATAATAATGATTATTATTATGGATCTTGGTTAATATGTTATGTTTTATTATTAATTTGTACTAAAGATATTTTTTCCTATTTTTTTGGCTCATTATTAGGAAAGAAGAAATTAGCTCCTTTAATTTCACCTTTTAAAACTTATGAAGGATTGGTATTAGGAATAATAATGAGTTTACTATTTTCATGGTTATTTTCATTATATATTCCAATATCTATACAAAATAGATTCATTATATCGTTATTAACTATCCTATCAGGTATTTTGGGAGATCTCACAGAAAGTATGTTTAAACGTTGCTTTAATATTAAAGATACTGGTAGTTTTTTACCTGGACATGGAGGTATTTTAGATAGAATAGATAGTTTATCAGCTGCTTTTCCAGTGTTTTTATTATTATTATTAATATTTTGAAATTTTTAAATAAGGAAAAAAATGAAATTCATTTTTATTCTAATAATTTCTATTACTACATTAGCAATATTAATTATTGTACATGAATCAGGACATTTTTTAGTTGCAAGATTTTTTGGCGTGCATGTTAAACGTTTTTCAATTGGATTTGGAAAAATTTTATTTAGAAAAAAAGATCGATTTGGTACAGAATTTGTTATTTCTTCAATACCATTTGGTGGCTATGTTAAAATAGCAGATGAAAGTTTTGATATATTAAAACAAAAATGCCGATTTTTTTTAAAAGATCGAGTGTTTACTACTCGTATTTTAATTATTCTTGGTGGATCAATTTTTAATTTTTTATTAGCAATATTAATATATTGGATAATTTTTATTTTTGGTTTATCGTTTTATAAACCTATAATTGGTATGGTAAGACCTAATTCAATTGCTTTTAATTCAAATTTTACACCTAATATGGAAATAAAATCTATTGATAATATTAAAACTCCAGATTGGAGTACTGTTAATTTAGTTTTAATAAATAAAATAGGACAAAATCAAGTCAATATTGAAGTTTTTTCTCATATAGATCAAAGTTCAATAAAAAAAATGATTGATTTAAGTCAATTAAATTTTAATAATTCAGAAAAAAATATTTTTCATCATTTAGGAATTTTTCCAGTACATAATTTACCTCAAAATGTTATAACGTATATAGAATTAAATTCTCCTTTTATAAATTCTGGATTAAAAATAGGAGATAGAATTATTTCAGTTAATAATAAAAAAATAAATTCAAATAATATTTTTGATTTTTGTGTTTCTGAATGTATTTACAATGATTCAATATTATTTAATATTGAACGAAATGGAAAAGAAATAAATTTAATTTCTAGATTAAAAATAAAAAATATTACTAAGTATAATAGTAAAAATAATTTTGGTATTTATTTATCATCTGATTTTATTCTAAATAAAAGTAAAATTATTGAAAAGCATCATCCCGTATCTGCTTTATATTATGCAATCAAAAAAGTATTTTATTTAATATATTTTATAAGTGGTATTATGATAAAAATGTTATTTAAAAACTTAGATTTTTATCATTTGAATGGGCCTATTTCTTTTGTAAAAGGTGTATCATTTTCTTTAAAAACAGGGTTAATTTATTATTTTATGTTCGTTTCTCTTATTAGCATAAATTTAGGTATTATTAATTTATTGCCTATTCCTATTTTAGATGGCGGTAATTTATTATTAATAATAATAGAAAAAATAAGAGGTAAAAAAATCTCTTTAAACACAGAGAAATTAATTTTTAACATTAGTATGTTATTTTTATTGATATTAATGGGATTTGCATTATTTAATGATTTGATTCATTTTTAATTAGTAGATATATAGGAAACTTTAAAATTGGTTTTTTTAATGAAATATTTGTTAATCTTTCTTTTTTCTTTTGTATCATGTCATGTAAAAGCATTAGAAAGTTTTTTATTAGAACATATTAATTTCGAAGGGTTAAATCGAATTTCTTATAAGACAGCAGTATCATATTTGCCCGTAAATCGAGGAGATCTTGTTACTGAAAAAGATGTAAAGAATATAATATATTCATTAAATTCTTCTGAATACTTTAATAATATTAAAGTTTTTAATGATAAAAATACATTACACATTTATGTAGAGGAAAAACCTTTAATAGCAAAAATTTCATTTTCAGGAAATAAATTAATTAAGAATGATATTATAAATAAATATTTACAAATATATAAAATATATACTTCTAATTTTTTAGATTTATCTAGGATTAAAAGAATAAAAAAAGAATTAGAAGAATTATATTACAGTATTGGAAATTACAATGCTAGTGTTAAAATTATTACTACTAATTTACCTAATAATTGTGTCAATTTAAATATAATTTTTCAAGAAAAAAATAGAGTTAAAATTAAAAAAATTAATATAGTGGGAAATAAGATATTTTCAACAGAACGTTTACTAAGTAATTTTGTATTACGTTATTCAATTCCTTTTTGGGATTTAATAGCAAATAAATATTATCATAAAGATATATTAAAAGAAGACTTAAAAAAATTAAAATTATTTTATTTAAATAAAGGATATATCAAATTTAATATTAATTCTGTTAATATCGCTATTACACCAGATAAAAGATACATTTATATTACTATTAATATTACTGAAGGTGATAGATATAAAATATCAGATATTTATTTTAATGGAGATATATCGCTTTATTATGAAAAAATAAAAAGTTTAGTTAAAATAAAAAAAAATTCGTTTTATAATCAATCATTAATTAATGATTGTGAAAATAAAATTAAAAGTTTTTTATCCTTGTATGGATATTCTTATCCTGACATTAATACTAGTATCAAAATAAATGAAAAAAATAAAAATATAAAATTAGAAATTAATATTTTTCATGGAAGAAGAATGTATGTAAGAAAAATAAGTTTTATAGGAAATTATTCTACTAAAGATTCTGTTTTGCGGAGAGAAATAAGACAATTTGAAGGAACATGGTTAAATTACGATTTAATTTTATTAGGTCAAAAAAGATTAAAAAGAACTGGTTTTTTTGAAGACGTTAATTTTGATATTAAAAATATACCTGGAATATTAGATCAAGTCGATGTATTTTATAAAATTAAAGAACGTAATAGTGGTTCAATGAATTTAGGAATAGGTTATGGTAGCAAAAGTGGATTAAGTGTACAAATATCAGTACAAGAAAATAATTTTTTAGGTACCGGTAATGCATTATCTATTAATGCTCGTAAGAATAAACATTCTAGTTATTTAGATTTGTCATTTGATAATCCTTATATTTCAACTAATTATATTAGTTTTAATAATCGTATATTTTATAATGATTTTAATGCAAAAAATGCAAATCTTTCAGTTTATAATAATAAAATCTATGGATTAGATGCTATTTTTGGTTTTCCATTATCTGAGAAAAATCATTTATATATTACTAATAGTTTTGTTCATAATTCATTATTTAATATGAATTCAGAAGTGAATATTTGGAATTATTTAAATAGCATGAATGCTATTGATAAACTTGATAAAAAAGAACATTTTAATACTAATGATTTTGCTTTAAATATTGGTTTAAATCGTAATAGTTTAGATCAGGCTTTATTTCCAACAAAAGGAAATAAAATACGTTTAGATTTAAAAGCTACAATACCAGGGTCAAAAAATGAATATTTCAAAATTCAATATAATACAAGTCAGTATTATCAAATAGTTAAAGATACAAAATGGGTATTATTAAATAAAATAAAAATAGGTTATGGAAATGGAATAAAAAATAAGTTGTTTCCATTTTACGAAAATTTTTACGCAGGTGGACCTGATAGTATCAGAGGATACTATTCTAATAATATAGGTCCAAAAGCAATTTATTTAAAAAAAAATGATCATAATAAATTAATGCCAGTATCAAATACTCCTTCATCTGATACAGTTGGTGGAAATGCAATTTTGACTTCTACATTAGAATTATTTTTTCCTACCCCATTTTTAAATCCAAGATATGTTACAGATTTTAGAACTTCCTTTTTTATTGATTTAGGAACTGTATGGAATACAAATTGGAATAAAATTCCTGAATTTTGGAGAGAGAAAATTCCGAATTATGGTAATATGTCTAATTTTAGAATTTCAGTTGGAACTTCATTGCAATGGTTATCTCCATTGGGTCCATTAGTTTTTTCATACGCTAAACCATTGAAAAATTATAAAAACGATAGAGTGGAAGAATTTCAATTTAATGTTGGTAAAACATGGTAGAACATATAAAAAATATTTTTTTAATTTTTTTAAGAAGAAGGAATTTAATATGAAAAATATATTTTTTATTATAAGTTTTTTTTTATTATCACATGATTTATATGCAGTTAAGATTGCTGTTATGAATACTGCAGAAGTGTTTGAAAAACTACCTATTCGTAGAGAAATTTTTCAAGAAATTCAAAAAAAATTTGAAATACGTATTGGTGAATTACAAAAAATGGAAGATGATTTAAAAAATCAGGCAAAAGAATTACAAAAAAATAATTCTTTATCTTATGATAAAGATATAAAAGAATTTGAGCAAAAACGTATAGATTTTATTAATAAAGCTAAAAAAATAGAAGAGGATAATCAGAAATATCAACAAGAAGAAAGTTTTAAAATATTTAAAATGATACAGGTTGCTATTAAAGAAATTGCGCTAAAAGATGGATATGATATTGTAATTGATGTTAATGGTATTCAATATAATAATAAAAAAGAATATTTAAATAATATTACTAATAAAGTAATTCAACAGGTTCAATAAAATCAATGAATACTATTAGATTAGCGGATTTAGCAATGCAATTAAATGCAAAATTATACGGTAATGGTGACATTTTAATAAAAAGCATTGCTCCTATTCATTCAGCTAAAAAAGGACAAATTACTTTTTTATCTGATAAACGTTATCGAATACATTTACCATTTTGCAAAGCAGATGCTATCATATTAAAACAGAAAGATTTATTTAATAATAGTAAAAAAATATCAGTTCTAGTTGTAAAGGATCCATATCTTGCCTATGCAAAAATTGCACAAATGTTAGATACTACTCCAAAACCATCTCAGGATATACATCTTTCTGCTGTTATAGATAAATCTGTAAAAATTGGTAGAAATATTTCTATAGGTGCAAATACAGTAATAGACTCTAATGTTTATGTAGGAAATAATGTTATTATTGGTGCTGGTTGTTTCATTGGGAAAAATGTTAGTATTAAAGAATATACTAAAATATGGGCAAATGTTTCTATTTATCATAACGTAAAAATTGGGAAAAATTGTTTGATTCAATCAGGTGCTGTAATTGGTAGTGATGGATTTGGTTATGCTAATGAAAAAGATCAGTGGATAAAAATACCTCAATTAGGTTCAGTTATTATTGGTAATAACGTAGAAATTGGTGCCTGTACAACTATTGATCGAGGATCTTTAGAAAATACTATTATTGGTAATGGTGTGATTATTGATAATCAATGTCAAATTGCACATAATGTTAACATTGGAGATCATACAGCTATTGCTGCAGGTGTTACAATGGCTGGAAGTCTAAAAATTGGTCAATATTGTATGATTGGTGGTGCTTCTGTAATCAATGGCCATATTGAACTTTGTGATAGAACAATTATTACAGGCATGGGAATGGTATCTCGTGCTATTAATAAACCAGGAATATACTCTTCTGGTGTTCCAGTACAACCTAATAAGGTGTGGAGAAAAACAGCTACTTTAGTAATGAATATTAATAAAATATATACAATTCTTAAAGCATTGAAACATAAAATATTATCTAAAAATAGTTAAATTATTTACATACTAATGGTACTGTTCATTTCGGCCTGCAGTTTAATCTTGCTTTAAGATTAAAGCAGGCCATATTATTCATATTTTTTTCAATTAAAATCAAGAAGAGTCTTTTCTATGAGTGATAAGCATACTCTGGATATAGAAGAAATTTTAAATTTATTGCCACATCGTTATCCTTTTTTATTAGTTGATCGTGTATTAGATTTTAAAGAAGGTAAATTTTTGCGTGCAATAAAAAATGTATCTGTTAATGAGTTATTTTTTCAAGGACATTTTCCAGGTAAACCTATTTTCCCTGGAGTCTTAATTTTAGAAGCAATGGCTCAAGCTGCTGGAATTTTAGCATTTAAAAGTGTAGGAAATTTAGAGCCTGGCGAACTTTATTATTTTGCAGGTATTGATGAAGCGAGATTTAAAAGACCAGTACAGCCTGGTGATCAAATGATTATTGAGGTTATATTTGATAAAAGTAAAAGAGGATTAACTCGTTTTAAAGGTATAGCAATTGTAGAGGAAAAGATTATATGTGAGGCTATTATGCTATGTGCTCGTAGTCAGGAAGGATGAAAATGAGGGCTGTGATATGATTCATAAAACAGCAATTATTCATCCTTCAACAATAATTGAGGATGGTGCAATTATTGGACCTAACGTACACATTGGACATTTTTGTTATATAGGTTCAAAAGTAAAAATTGGTTCTAATACTATTATTAAGTCTCATGTAGTTGTAGATGGAAATACTAAAATTGGTTCATATAATCAAATATTTCAATTTGTTACTATTGGTGAGATAAATCAAGATTTAAAATACCAAGGTGAAATTACAAGTGTTGAAATTGGAAATTATAATCGTATTCGTGAACATTGTACGATTCATAGAGGTACAATACAGGGTGGAGGATTAACAAAAATTGGAAATGATAATTTATTAATGGTTAATACGCATATTGCACATGATTGTTATTTAGGAAATTATTGTATTATTGCTAATAATGGAACATTAGGTGGACATGTTAAATTAGATGATTATGCTATTATTGGTGGTATGAGTGCAGTACATCAATTTTGTCAAATTGGAACGCATGTTATGGTTGGAGGATGTTCAGGTGTTGCACAAGATATACCACCTTATATAATTGCACAGGGAAATCATGCTACACCTTTTGGTATTAATGCTGAAGGTTTAAAGCGTAGAGGTTTTGATAAA
The window above is part of the Arsenophonus sp. genome. Proteins encoded here:
- the fabZ gene encoding 3-hydroxyacyl-ACP dehydratase FabZ; translated protein: MSDKHTLDIEEILNLLPHRYPFLLVDRVLDFKEGKFLRAIKNVSVNELFFQGHFPGKPIFPGVLILEAMAQAAGILAFKSVGNLEPGELYYFAGIDEARFKRPVQPGDQMIIEVIFDKSKRGLTRFKGIAIVEEKIICEAIMLCARSQEG
- the rseP gene encoding RIP metalloprotease RseP; the encoded protein is MKFIFILIISITTLAILIIVHESGHFLVARFFGVHVKRFSIGFGKILFRKKDRFGTEFVISSIPFGGYVKIADESFDILKQKCRFFLKDRVFTTRILIILGGSIFNFLLAILIYWIIFIFGLSFYKPIIGMVRPNSIAFNSNFTPNMEIKSIDNIKTPDWSTVNLVLINKIGQNQVNIEVFSHIDQSSIKKMIDLSQLNFNNSEKNIFHHLGIFPVHNLPQNVITYIELNSPFINSGLKIGDRIISVNNKKINSNNIFDFCVSECIYNDSILFNIERNGKEINLISRLKIKNITKYNSKNNFGIYLSSDFILNKSKIIEKHHPVSALYYAIKKVFYLIYFISGIMIKMLFKNLDFYHLNGPISFVKGVSFSLKTGLIYYFMFVSLISINLGIINLLPIPILDGGNLLLIIIEKIRGKKISLNTEKLIFNISMLFLLILMGFALFNDLIHF
- the lpxD gene encoding UDP-3-O-(3-hydroxymyristoyl)glucosamine N-acyltransferase — encoded protein: MNTIRLADLAMQLNAKLYGNGDILIKSIAPIHSAKKGQITFLSDKRYRIHLPFCKADAIILKQKDLFNNSKKISVLVVKDPYLAYAKIAQMLDTTPKPSQDIHLSAVIDKSVKIGRNISIGANTVIDSNVYVGNNVIIGAGCFIGKNVSIKEYTKIWANVSIYHNVKIGKNCLIQSGAVIGSDGFGYANEKDQWIKIPQLGSVIIGNNVEIGACTTIDRGSLENTIIGNGVIIDNQCQIAHNVNIGDHTAIAAGVTMAGSLKIGQYCMIGGASVINGHIELCDRTIITGMGMVSRAINKPGIYSSGVPVQPNKVWRKTATLVMNINKIYTILKALKHKILSKNS
- the bamA gene encoding outer membrane protein assembly factor BamA gives rise to the protein MKYLLIFLFSFVSCHVKALESFLLEHINFEGLNRISYKTAVSYLPVNRGDLVTEKDVKNIIYSLNSSEYFNNIKVFNDKNTLHIYVEEKPLIAKISFSGNKLIKNDIINKYLQIYKIYTSNFLDLSRIKRIKKELEELYYSIGNYNASVKIITTNLPNNCVNLNIIFQEKNRVKIKKINIVGNKIFSTERLLSNFVLRYSIPFWDLIANKYYHKDILKEDLKKLKLFYLNKGYIKFNINSVNIAITPDKRYIYITINITEGDRYKISDIYFNGDISLYYEKIKSLVKIKKNSFYNQSLINDCENKIKSFLSLYGYSYPDINTSIKINEKNKNIKLEINIFHGRRMYVRKISFIGNYSTKDSVLRREIRQFEGTWLNYDLILLGQKRLKRTGFFEDVNFDIKNIPGILDQVDVFYKIKERNSGSMNLGIGYGSKSGLSVQISVQENNFLGTGNALSINARKNKHSSYLDLSFDNPYISTNYISFNNRIFYNDFNAKNANLSVYNNKIYGLDAIFGFPLSEKNHLYITNSFVHNSLFNMNSEVNIWNYLNSMNAIDKLDKKEHFNTNDFALNIGLNRNSLDQALFPTKGNKIRLDLKATIPGSKNEYFKIQYNTSQYYQIVKDTKWVLLNKIKIGYGNGIKNKLFPFYENFYAGGPDSIRGYYSNNIGPKAIYLKKNDHNKLMPVSNTPSSDTVGGNAILTSTLELFFPTPFLNPRYVTDFRTSFFIDLGTVWNTNWNKIPEFWREKIPNYGNMSNFRISVGTSLQWLSPLGPLVFSYAKPLKNYKNDRVEEFQFNVGKTW
- a CDS encoding OmpH family outer membrane protein, encoding MKNIFFIISFFLLSHDLYAVKIAVMNTAEVFEKLPIRREIFQEIQKKFEIRIGELQKMEDDLKNQAKELQKNNSLSYDKDIKEFEQKRIDFINKAKKIEEDNQKYQQEESFKIFKMIQVAIKEIALKDGYDIVIDVNGIQYNNKKEYLNNITNKVIQQVQ